In the Methanothermobacter marburgensis str. Marburg genome, CAGCTGATCAGTGAAGATCCCAGACCCGCTCAATCCATGATGACATGATGATGCAGCCAGCGGCCGTAAGTAAACCCTCAAGGAGGCCCCATGTTGCTGAATAGATCCCCATACTCACCACTGACCTCATGATGGGGAATACACCTGCAGCCCCAAGCTGGATGCCTGTGAGGATACCTGCCAGCACATATGATGCAAAACCTGCAATGAATCCTGAAAGAACCCTCCTTCCCCCCGAACCCCCAATTGCCCTGCTGTAGATGTAGAATCCCAGGAAACACCCAGGAACCCCCATACCGATCATGTTTGCGCCAAGTGATGTTACTCCACCAAAGCCAAAGAAGATGGACTGTACAAGCATGACAGCAGACATGAGGATAAATGCCAGGAAGGGGTTTTTAAGGATTACTGAAAGCAGAGCGGCCCCGTTAAGGGTAAGCGGTACGCCGTAGGGTACAGGTATGCAGAAAGCCTGGATTAAGAAGATTAAAGGTGGTGCAGTTAACATGATCAGGAGATAACCTGTAAGGTTCACATCATGTGCTCCCTCATCCCTCTTCATGGACAGAAGACCCCTTATCACCCATGCGATGCTCAGGACGAGTACCGCAGTTGCAGTTACATTGTAGAAGACCAACTGCCAGGCAGGGATAAAACCATCAGGTATGTTCATTCACCATCACCTCAAGGTGATAATATAATATGAATACATAAAAAAGTATTCCTGGTTCTCTCATCTAGAGTCTGGGGTTAAGAAAAAACAGATGCCCCCCCGACCTTCCCTCAGTTAAAGAGCCTATGTCAAGAAAAAACTATAATAAGCCTCCAGTGTGAGGTACAGCCCTCTATTCAAGGTATTCTGTGGGATCATCAACACCTGCAAGTTTGAAGGCCCTCCTCCTCCTCATACAGGACTCGCAGACACCACAGTGAACCTCACCTCCACTGTAACATGAGTAGGTCAACTCAAAGGGCAGACCCACAGCAGAACCAACCTCAACGATCTCCCTCTTGGTCATACCTATGAGTGGCGCCCTCACCTCAACACCCCGCAGCGTGCCTATACCCAGAAGCCTGTTGAACGCATCAAGAAACTCTGCAGAGTTGTCGGGAAAGGTCTCGGCCTCCTCAAGGTCCCACCCCACTATAACTGCATCCGCATCCAGGGCCTCTGCAAAGGAAACGCCAATAGCTGTGAAGACTATGTTCCTCCCGGGTACCCAGACCCTCCTTGCCGTCTCAAGGCACTCCTCCCTGTCATCAAGATCTGCTGGTGAGGGTATCTCACCCCCCGCTGTGAGGGCGGAACCCCCAAGTCTTCCAAGCCAGGGGAGTTCAATTGTTGTATGCTCAATGCCAAGGTGCTTCGCAAGTTTTCTGGCGTGTTCAATCTCCATGGCGGCACTTCTCTGGCCGTAATCGAATGTTAAAGCGTGGATCTCATATTCAGATGCTAGCAGTGCTGTTGCAACTGCAGAGTCCATGCCAGCTGATAGTATGCTGATCGCACTACTCATCAGAAGCCTCCCTATGTTCTACCCGTATTCCTATTGACATTCTCATCTCAGGTTTCCCCCATCTCATAATTATTCTTTATCCTTATCCTTCATGAAATCTCTGAACTGTTTCTCGGCCATTTCCATGACATCCCTGAGGGGTACCCCTGTTTCAAGTGATATCCTCCTTGCATCCTCGTATTCTATCCTTGCATTCACAACCCTTGATCCAAGGAGGCCCACCTTGAACCTGGCCCTTCTTCTCCCCTTTATATCAACCTCGGCCTCCATGATTCTCCTCTCAAGGACGCCCCTGTGAACCTGGGGGAATATCCTCACACCAAGGGTTCCTGTCTCAGAGAACAGGTGCTTGAGTATCATTTCATGGTCATTCTCCCTGCATATTACCCTTATTAGCTGTCCTGGACGGTTTTTCTTCATTATAACCGGTGTGAGTGTAACGTCAAGGGCACCTGCATCCATGAGGCTCTCGAAGAGGTTGCCCAGGACCTCACCGCTGAGGTGATCCACATTGGTCTCAAGTAACGTTACTGTGTCATGGTGCACAGCCTCTGAGCCCCTCACCACCCTCAGAACATTAGGGAAGTCTGGATCCATGTCCCCTGCACCGTAACCTGTGGCCTGGATCTCCATTGGAGGGTAGAACCTCCTGTATTCCCTCACCATGTTAACAAGGAGCGCGGCGCCTGTGGGTGTTGCAAGCTCCAGCTCAACCGGGCCTCCGGTCACAGGAAACCCCCTGAGTATCTCAACAGTGGCCGGTGCAGGGAGAGGTATCTTTCCATGGGCACCGCTCACTGTCCCTCCCCCAAGCGCCACAGGTAATGTGTAGACGGTATCCCTGTGAAGGTTGAGGTCAAAATAGGCAAATACCGTCCCCAGGACATCTGCAACTGCATCTGCAGCTCCAACCTCATGGAAGTGGACCTCATCCAGTTTCAAACCATGCACCGTGGCCTCTGCCTGTGCCATGGTATGGAAGACTGCCCTTGCCATTGATAGCATCTCCCCATCAATTGAGGGGTTATCTATCCTCTCAAGGCGTTTTAAAAATTCCATGTAGCCTATGCTTAGGGATTCGTCTGTCCTCACATCCACATGGGTTGCCCGGAGGCCTGACCTCTTAACCTCTGACACCTCCACGCTGGCCCCGCCAAAGTGGGATGCTGCCTCCTCCATGACCTCCGCTGTACGCTCAGGGTGGGCCCCCAGGTCTATGAGGGCCCCCACCATCATGTTACCTGATACCCCTGCAAGCTGGGGGTCTATGACCGTTACCATTCAAGCACCGTTCGGATCACTCTGGTGGTGAATTGACTATTATTCTCCTTATGGGTATCTCTATTATGGTGTACTTCTCATCACCAAGTTCCCTGCTGAACCTCGCCACTATGGGGTCAACGAGCTCCTCGTCAACCACCGAGCATACCAGGACCGCGTCCCTTGCATAGTCATGTATGAGTGAGATTGCTGATTTGGGGTCCTCCTTGATTGAGAATCCCTTCCACTCTGTTGGGGAGACACCCTTGTATTCAACTATGTAGAAACCTGTGACGCCCTCATCTGCCAGTATGTTCATGACGCGACCAAGGTTCTCAACCTCCACGAATACCCGTAGATGCACCTTCATTAATATCACCCTATATAGATATGTGGTGTGTAGATAATAAATCTGATGAGGAATAAAATGGTGCCGGTACCGGTGTCTGGATGATCCCGCTGAGAAAAGGTGCCTATATCTGAAGGTGAAACCCTTGAATGAAAAGTTAAATCTTAACGGTGCAGAAATTGTAATAGAATCTGATCTTGTGAGGGTGAGGGCAGAACCAGGCCTTGTAATTGCCTCCAGAACCATGAAAAAGTCCTCTGATGTTACCCTTGAGCTTTCAGGACCCCCTGAGGTTGCATGTGCCGGTAAAGTGCTCTCGGTATTCTCTGCTGGAGATTTCCCCCATGTAATTGTGGTTTGTGGGGAGCGGTGCGGTGACCGCATACCTGAAATCCTGCAGCTTGCTGTGAGTGAAGTAACATCAGCCCTGGGGTTACTCAGAGAAATCCTGGAGCCCCGGGTAACCGTGGTCTCCATGCCCGGTGATGATGGATTCAGTGCGCCTGACCTGAGGAAGTCCATCAGGCTTTCATCTCAGAACATGCTCCTTGAGGGGCCTGGGGTTGAGGAACTCCTGGCGGGGCATGGTGTGACAGCTGATGCCATGATCGATGCTGGTATGGAGCTAGTGGTTGGGGTTGAGGTCACGGATGAACTGAGGGAGAGGCTGGGGTCAGAGATAAAACGTGCGCTGGGGGATCTGAACGTCCGCGTGCTCCTCGCCGCGGCACTGCATATTGAGGATGACATCAGAAGAAGGAGGATACTTGGAGTGGACCTGACAGATGATCCCGCCTACCTCTACAGTGATGAGGTGATCGGGATGGCGGTTGCGAATCAGGTGGCCGGCACCAAGGCAATATTCAACTTCAAACGCTACGATGAGGAGAAACCCGGGGTGATAGGGGAACTCGGACCCATGGTGGATGATGCGGTGGCGGGGCTCATAGCAGGCTGCATGTCAAGGCTTTTTGAGTGATGGTGGTTTTTAATGGATTTTCTGAGGAAATTCGCTGGTCTCATATCATTTTCAACTGTCTTTCCTGTGGGTTCAGATGCCACCGTTGAGGAGGTGGCCTCCATCACACTCCACTGGCCACTTGTTGGTGCCCTGATAGGGGCCGTTGTGGGTTCAGGAGGTCTTCTAGCGTCACTCATACTCCCCTATCCCGTGGTTGCCTGTGTCGCCTATGCCCTTGCCATATGGTTCACCGGCTTCCACCACCTTGATGGCCTCATAGACATGGGGGATGCCCTCATGTCCCATGGGAGTTTCGAGAGGAAGATAGAGATAATGAGGGATCCCCGTATCGGTACCGGTGGACTGGGACTTCTCATCATAGTCTCCTCACTGACAGTGGCATCAATATACTCCATTCCATCAGATATCATATTCCAGGGCCTTTTAATTTCAGAGGTCTCTGCAAAGATATGCCTGACAGGCTGTGCACTGGTCTCAAGGCCCCTGGACAGTGGTACGGGAAGGCACTTCATAGCTGCAGCCAGGAGCCCCCTGATCGC is a window encoding:
- the larC gene encoding nickel pincer cofactor biosynthesis protein LarC, with the protein product MVTVIDPQLAGVSGNMMVGALIDLGAHPERTAEVMEEAASHFGGASVEVSEVKRSGLRATHVDVRTDESLSIGYMEFLKRLERIDNPSIDGEMLSMARAVFHTMAQAEATVHGLKLDEVHFHEVGAADAVADVLGTVFAYFDLNLHRDTVYTLPVALGGGTVSGAHGKIPLPAPATVEILRGFPVTGGPVELELATPTGAALLVNMVREYRRFYPPMEIQATGYGAGDMDPDFPNVLRVVRGSEAVHHDTVTLLETNVDHLSGEVLGNLFESLMDAGALDVTLTPVIMKKNRPGQLIRVICRENDHEMILKHLFSETGTLGVRIFPQVHRGVLERRIMEAEVDIKGRRRARFKVGLLGSRVVNARIEYEDARRISLETGVPLRDVMEMAEKQFRDFMKDKDKE
- the cobZ gene encoding alpha-ribazole phosphatase CobZ, whose protein sequence is MKPLNEKLNLNGAEIVIESDLVRVRAEPGLVIASRTMKKSSDVTLELSGPPEVACAGKVLSVFSAGDFPHVIVVCGERCGDRIPEILQLAVSEVTSALGLLREILEPRVTVVSMPGDDGFSAPDLRKSIRLSSQNMLLEGPGVEELLAGHGVTADAMIDAGMELVVGVEVTDELRERLGSEIKRALGDLNVRVLLAAALHIEDDIRRRRILGVDLTDDPAYLYSDEVIGMAVANQVAGTKAIFNFKRYDEEKPGVIGELGPMVDDAVAGLIAGCMSRLFE
- the queC gene encoding 7-cyano-7-deazaguanine synthase QueC yields the protein MSSAISILSAGMDSAVATALLASEYEIHALTFDYGQRSAAMEIEHARKLAKHLGIEHTTIELPWLGRLGGSALTAGGEIPSPADLDDREECLETARRVWVPGRNIVFTAIGVSFAEALDADAVIVGWDLEEAETFPDNSAEFLDAFNRLLGIGTLRGVEVRAPLIGMTKREIVEVGSAVGLPFELTYSCYSGGEVHCGVCESCMRRRRAFKLAGVDDPTEYLE
- the cobS gene encoding adenosylcobinamide-GDP ribazoletransferase is translated as MDFLRKFAGLISFSTVFPVGSDATVEEVASITLHWPLVGALIGAVVGSGGLLASLILPYPVVACVAYALAIWFTGFHHLDGLIDMGDALMSHGSFERKIEIMRDPRIGTGGLGLLIIVSSLTVASIYSIPSDIIFQGLLISEVSAKICLTGCALVSRPLDSGTGRHFIAAARSPLIAPVWVIWSAAAYLLLGIPGAAGVAVAAASGVFMGFTARRNFYWSTGDVLGASNEIGRMMGLLGIVAAIQLT
- a CDS encoding energy-coupling factor ABC transporter permease, yielding MNIPDGFIPAWQLVFYNVTATAVLVLSIAWVIRGLLSMKRDEGAHDVNLTGYLLIMLTAPPLIFLIQAFCIPVPYGVPLTLNGAALLSVILKNPFLAFILMSAVMLVQSIFFGFGGVTSLGANMIGMGVPGCFLGFYIYSRAIGGSGGRRVLSGFIAGFASYVLAGILTGIQLGAAGVFPIMRSVVSMGIYSATWGLLEGLLTAAGCIIMSSWIERVWDLH
- a CDS encoding MJ1244 family protein, which produces MKVHLRVFVEVENLGRVMNILADEGVTGFYIVEYKGVSPTEWKGFSIKEDPKSAISLIHDYARDAVLVCSVVDEELVDPIVARFSRELGDEKYTIIEIPIRRIIVNSPPE